A genome region from Coffea arabica cultivar ET-39 chromosome 7e, Coffea Arabica ET-39 HiFi, whole genome shotgun sequence includes the following:
- the LOC113699503 gene encoding putative pentatricopeptide repeat-containing protein At1g31840 isoform X2: MAKLLLSKVQTPIYRSIIKPAQLLLHAHQFTHSCSEPADDKDAILTSICDSLSKDGLSWDSLTQKFSSVHLTIPQVEKVLIQLKEPINAKQALKFFHWSAHNMNLQHGMSSYCITIHILVKARLFKDAKALVESILVNKKSMHDGPVEMLNNVLDSLLGSYEVVGSTPFVFDLFMQTCAKLRIIDSVVDGCKVLDERGFGLSVISYNTLLHVMQKSEKTSLVWSLYEHMIDKRMYPNEVTYRILVRALGKEGRLKRFLDVVERIHGKRCSLPGMVVNTCLVFGLIDRGKVGEGMNLLKKMLQKNIIPDTISFSLVIMAKVRMGDLDAAWEVYEEMRKRGFEGNSFVSTSFIGAYCKQGKIEEAMRLMREMDDLGMKPYDETFNHLIEGCSGTGYLDESLKFCERMVKMGLLPSPLAFNMMVGKLCSDGEAKRADEALTVLLEMGFVPDENTYSHLANGYMTLGDVERILKLYYEMEYRSLSPCSSFLNSLIIALCRHGRVREADEFLNLLKARSLIPGSHTYKTLIASHLEKGNKTRAQQFCEEMVEMS, from the coding sequence ATGGCAAAGCTCTTGCTTTCCAAAGTTCAAACTCCAATTTATCGCTCAATTATCAAACCTGCCCAACTTTTACTTCACGCTCACCAATTTACACACAGTTGTTCAGAGCCTGCAGATGATAAGGATGCAATCTTGACGTCCATATGTGACTCCTTAAGCAAAGATGGCCTGAGTTGGGATTCTTTAACCCAAAAGTTCAGCTCAGTTCATCTCACCATCCCTCAAGTCGAAAAGGTACTAATTCAACTAAAAGAAcccattaatgcaaagcaagCATTGAAATTTTTCCACTGGTCAGCTCATAATATGAATTTGCAACATGGGATGTCTTCTTATTGCATTACAATTCACATTTTGGTTAAAGCTAGGCTTTTTAAGGATGCCAAGGCATTGGTTGAATCAATTTTAGTCAACAAAAAATCCATGCATGATGGTCCTGTTGAAATGCTTAACAATGTTCTGGATTCACTGCTTGGTTCTTATGAAGTTGTGGGTTCGACCCCTTTTGTCTTTGATTTGTTTATGCAAACTTGCGCTAAGCTGAGGATTATTGATAGTGTTGTTGATGGTTGTAAAGTCTTGGATGAGCGTGGGTTTGGATTGAGTGTTATTAGTTATAATACTTTGCTTCATGTTATGCAAAAGTCTGAGAAGACTTCTCTGGTTTGGAGTTTGTATGAGCATATGATTGACAAGAGAATGTACCCAAATGAAGTTACTTATAGGATTTTGGTTCGTGCTTTGGGTAAAGAAGGGAGGCTAAAGAGGTTTTTGGATGTGGTGGAGAGGATTCATGGCAAGAGATGTTCTTTACCGGGCATGGTGGTGAATACTTGTTTGGTGTTTGGTTTGATAGACAGGGGTAAAGTTGGAGAGGGGATGAATTTGTTGAAGAAGATGTTGCAGAAGAATATAATTCCTGATACCATTTCATTTTCGTTGGTTATAATGGCCAAGGTGAGGATGGGGGATCTGGATGCCGCATGGGAGGTATATGAGGAAATGCGTAAGAGGGGTTTTGAAGGGAACTCTTTTGTAAGTACTTCGTTTATTGGTGCTTACTGTAAGCAGGGGAAGATTGAGGAAGCAATGAGGTTGATGCGAGAAATGGATGATTTGGGGATGAAGCCGTATGATGAAACATTTAATCATCTAATTGAAGGTTGTTCGGGAACAGGATATTTGGATGAAAGCTTGAAATTTTGTGAGAGAATGGTCAAGATGGGACTTCTACCAAGTCCTTTGGCATTtaatatgatggttggtaagcTTTGTTCAGATGGGGAGGCAAAGCGGGCTGATGAAGCTTTGACTGTTTTGTTGGAAATGGGGTTTGTTCCCGACGAAAACACATATTCTCATCTCGCTAATGGCTATATGACACTTGGTGATGTGGAGAGGATTCTGAAACTTTATTACGAGATGGAATATAGATCACTTTCTCCATGTTCTTCATTTttaaattccctaataattGCTCTTTGCCGACATGGGAGGGTAAGAGAAGCAGATGAGTTTTTAAATTTGTTGAAAGCTAGATCACTTATCCCTGGATCACACACTTATAAAACATTGATTGCGAGTCATCTGGAGAAGGGGAACAAAACCAGGGCCCAGCAGTTTTGTGAAGAAATGGTAGAAATGAGTTGA
- the LOC113699503 gene encoding uncharacterized protein isoform X1: protein MILCISYCSRRWIILNFSCSFASGVFWKRMAKLLLSKVQTPIYRSIIKPAQLLLHAHQFTHSCSEPADDKDAILTSICDSLSKDGLSWDSLTQKFSSVHLTIPQVEKVLIQLKEPINAKQALKFFHWSAHNMNLQHGMSSYCITIHILVKARLFKDAKALVESILVNKKSMHDGPVEMLNNVLDSLLGSYEVVGSTPFVFDLFMQTCAKLRIIDSVVDGCKVLDERGFGLSVISYNTLLHVMQKSEKTSLVWSLYEHMIDKRMYPNEVTYRILVRALGKEGRLKRFLDVVERIHGKRCSLPGMVVNTCLVFGLIDRGKVGEGMNLLKKMLQKNIIPDTISFSLVIMAKVRMGDLDAAWEVYEEMRKRGFEGNSFVSTSFIGAYCKQGKIEEAMRLMREMDDLGMKPYDETFNHLIEGCSGTGYLDESLKFCERMVKMGLLPSPLAFNMMVGKLCSDGEAKRADEALTVLLEMGFVPDENTYSHLANGYMTLGDVERILKLYYEMEYRSLSPCSSFLNSLIIALCRHGRVREADEFLNLLKARSLIPGSHTYKTLIASHLEKGNKTRAQQFCEEMVEMS, encoded by the coding sequence ATGATTTTGTGCATTTCATATTGTTCTCGTCGTTGGATCATATTGAATTTCTCTTGTTCTTTTGCCTCAGGTGTTTTCTGGAAGAGAATGGCAAAGCTCTTGCTTTCCAAAGTTCAAACTCCAATTTATCGCTCAATTATCAAACCTGCCCAACTTTTACTTCACGCTCACCAATTTACACACAGTTGTTCAGAGCCTGCAGATGATAAGGATGCAATCTTGACGTCCATATGTGACTCCTTAAGCAAAGATGGCCTGAGTTGGGATTCTTTAACCCAAAAGTTCAGCTCAGTTCATCTCACCATCCCTCAAGTCGAAAAGGTACTAATTCAACTAAAAGAAcccattaatgcaaagcaagCATTGAAATTTTTCCACTGGTCAGCTCATAATATGAATTTGCAACATGGGATGTCTTCTTATTGCATTACAATTCACATTTTGGTTAAAGCTAGGCTTTTTAAGGATGCCAAGGCATTGGTTGAATCAATTTTAGTCAACAAAAAATCCATGCATGATGGTCCTGTTGAAATGCTTAACAATGTTCTGGATTCACTGCTTGGTTCTTATGAAGTTGTGGGTTCGACCCCTTTTGTCTTTGATTTGTTTATGCAAACTTGCGCTAAGCTGAGGATTATTGATAGTGTTGTTGATGGTTGTAAAGTCTTGGATGAGCGTGGGTTTGGATTGAGTGTTATTAGTTATAATACTTTGCTTCATGTTATGCAAAAGTCTGAGAAGACTTCTCTGGTTTGGAGTTTGTATGAGCATATGATTGACAAGAGAATGTACCCAAATGAAGTTACTTATAGGATTTTGGTTCGTGCTTTGGGTAAAGAAGGGAGGCTAAAGAGGTTTTTGGATGTGGTGGAGAGGATTCATGGCAAGAGATGTTCTTTACCGGGCATGGTGGTGAATACTTGTTTGGTGTTTGGTTTGATAGACAGGGGTAAAGTTGGAGAGGGGATGAATTTGTTGAAGAAGATGTTGCAGAAGAATATAATTCCTGATACCATTTCATTTTCGTTGGTTATAATGGCCAAGGTGAGGATGGGGGATCTGGATGCCGCATGGGAGGTATATGAGGAAATGCGTAAGAGGGGTTTTGAAGGGAACTCTTTTGTAAGTACTTCGTTTATTGGTGCTTACTGTAAGCAGGGGAAGATTGAGGAAGCAATGAGGTTGATGCGAGAAATGGATGATTTGGGGATGAAGCCGTATGATGAAACATTTAATCATCTAATTGAAGGTTGTTCGGGAACAGGATATTTGGATGAAAGCTTGAAATTTTGTGAGAGAATGGTCAAGATGGGACTTCTACCAAGTCCTTTGGCATTtaatatgatggttggtaagcTTTGTTCAGATGGGGAGGCAAAGCGGGCTGATGAAGCTTTGACTGTTTTGTTGGAAATGGGGTTTGTTCCCGACGAAAACACATATTCTCATCTCGCTAATGGCTATATGACACTTGGTGATGTGGAGAGGATTCTGAAACTTTATTACGAGATGGAATATAGATCACTTTCTCCATGTTCTTCATTTttaaattccctaataattGCTCTTTGCCGACATGGGAGGGTAAGAGAAGCAGATGAGTTTTTAAATTTGTTGAAAGCTAGATCACTTATCCCTGGATCACACACTTATAAAACATTGATTGCGAGTCATCTGGAGAAGGGGAACAAAACCAGGGCCCAGCAGTTTTGTGAAGAAATGGTAGAAATGAGTTGA